The proteins below come from a single Cryomorphaceae bacterium genomic window:
- a CDS encoding 4-hydroxy-tetrahydrodipicolinate synthase: MHSQFSGMGVAMVTPFHANGKIDFKSLEKLTRHLIRGNTDYLVVMGTTGESVTLEAEERRAVLDFILDINAGRLPVVYGMGGNHTAGILRSMEAMNWEGVDAILSVSPYYNKPTQTGIVAHYKALNEHTPRPIIMYNVPGRTSSNMLPETTLLLAEECNNIIAIKEASGNLEQCMDVIGYAPDDFLVISGDDSLVLPFLACGGDGVISVVGNAFPQEFSEMVHAGLDGDFDHARTIHYRLLYIIRQLFAEGNPAGIKRALKLLAITEEHVRLPLAPMSESGSETLRGMLRESGLVALPEG; encoded by the coding sequence ATGCACAGCCAGTTTAGCGGCATGGGCGTGGCCATGGTAACGCCATTTCATGCAAACGGAAAAATAGATTTCAAGTCGCTCGAAAAACTTACCCGCCATCTCATTCGTGGTAACACGGATTACCTGGTGGTGATGGGAACCACTGGTGAGTCGGTAACGCTTGAGGCTGAAGAACGCCGCGCTGTACTGGATTTTATTCTCGATATCAACGCCGGGCGATTGCCTGTGGTGTATGGAATGGGTGGGAATCACACCGCAGGTATTTTGCGCAGTATGGAGGCCATGAACTGGGAGGGGGTGGATGCCATTCTAAGCGTGAGTCCGTATTACAACAAGCCCACCCAAACAGGAATTGTGGCCCATTACAAGGCGCTCAATGAGCACACACCCCGCCCCATCATTATGTACAACGTGCCGGGCCGCACATCTTCGAACATGCTACCCGAAACCACGCTGTTGCTTGCCGAGGAGTGCAACAACATCATCGCCATCAAGGAGGCTTCGGGTAATCTTGAGCAATGCATGGACGTGATTGGGTATGCGCCCGACGATTTTCTGGTGATTTCGGGTGATGACTCGCTGGTGTTGCCATTTCTGGCGTGTGGTGGCGACGGCGTGATATCGGTGGTGGGAAATGCTTTTCCGCAGGAGTTCTCAGAAATGGTTCACGCGGGCCTTGACGGTGATTTTGACCACGCCCGTACCATTCACTACCGCTTGCTTTATATTATTCGTCAGCTCTTTGCAGAGGGCAATCCGGCCGGGATCAAACGCGCCTTAAAATTGCTTGCAATAACCGAAGAGCATGTGCGCCTGCCGCTTGCACCGATGTCTGAATCGGGGTCTGAAACCCTGCGCGGCATGTTGCGCGAAAGTGGCTTGGTGGCGCTGCCGGAGGGGTGA